The Quercus robur chromosome 7, dhQueRobu3.1, whole genome shotgun sequence genome has a segment encoding these proteins:
- the LOC126692593 gene encoding probable acetyltransferase TAP2 isoform X2, with product MLTHNVVAPSSLCPIVSFDFQGQQVYDKLLFAHKLNYGLDRGGRRKHKSLRLRAGFWESIKSGLLKDDTTQVIETSPEPQVEEPLPEEFVLIEKTRPDGATEQIIFSSGGDVDVYDLQALCDKCTWRSYLTEGGDQKKLIGMARATSDHAFNATIWDVLVDPSYQGQGLGKTLVENIIRALLQRDIGNITLFADSQVVEFYRNLGFEPDPEGIKGMFWYPKF from the exons atgctaaccCACAACGTTGTAGCTCCTTCCTCTCT ATGCCCAATTGTTTCATTTGATTTCCAAGGGCAGCAAGTTTATGATAAGTTATTGTTTGCTCACAAACTCAACTATGGGCTTGACCGAGGAG GGAGAAGGAAGCATAAGAGTCTAAGACTCAGGGCTGGCTTTTGGGAGTCCATTAAATCTGG GCTTCTAAAGGACGATACCACACAAGTCATAGAAACATCCCCTGAACCCCAGGTAGAGGAACCTCTCCCTGAAGAGTTTGTTCTCATTGAGAAGACTCGACCAGATGGAGCAACTGAACAAATAATATTCTCTTCAGGTGGAGATGTTGATGTGTATGATCTTCAAGCCCTATGTGATAAG TGTACTTGGAGAAGTTATTTGACAGAAGGGGGTGACCAAAAGAAGCTAATTGGCATGGCTCGTGCAACATCAGATCATGCTTTCAATGCTACAATATGGGATGTCCTTGTTGATCCTTCATATCAG GGACAAGGCCTTGGAAAGACCcttgttgaaaatattataaggGCTCTTCTGCAAAGAGACATTGGAAATATAACACTCTTCGCAGATAGTCAAG TTGTAGAGTTCTATCGGAATTTAGGTTTTGAACCTGACCCAGAAGGTATTAAAGGTATGTTTTGGTACCCAAAGTTCTAA
- the LOC126692593 gene encoding histone acetyltransferase TAP1 isoform X1 gives MLTHNVVAPSSLCPIVSFDFQGQQVYDKLLFAHKLNYGLDRGGRRKHKSLRLRAGFWESIKSGLLKDDTTQVIETSPEPQVEEPLPEEFVLIEKTRPDGATEQIIFSSGGDVDVYDLQALCDKVGWPRRPLSKLAAALKNSYMVATLHSIRKSPEPEGGDQKKLIGMARATSDHAFNATIWDVLVDPSYQGQGLGKTLVENIIRALLQRDIGNITLFADSQVVEFYRNLGFEPDPEGIKGMFWYPKF, from the exons atgctaaccCACAACGTTGTAGCTCCTTCCTCTCT ATGCCCAATTGTTTCATTTGATTTCCAAGGGCAGCAAGTTTATGATAAGTTATTGTTTGCTCACAAACTCAACTATGGGCTTGACCGAGGAG GGAGAAGGAAGCATAAGAGTCTAAGACTCAGGGCTGGCTTTTGGGAGTCCATTAAATCTGG GCTTCTAAAGGACGATACCACACAAGTCATAGAAACATCCCCTGAACCCCAGGTAGAGGAACCTCTCCCTGAAGAGTTTGTTCTCATTGAGAAGACTCGACCAGATGGAGCAACTGAACAAATAATATTCTCTTCAGGTGGAGATGTTGATGTGTATGATCTTCAAGCCCTATGTGATAAG GTGGGTTGGCCTCGGAGGCCACTGTCAAAACTAGCGGCTGCTTTAAAAAATAGCTACATGGTAGCCACCCTGCACTCTATTAGGAAATCACCTGAACCAG AAGGGGGTGACCAAAAGAAGCTAATTGGCATGGCTCGTGCAACATCAGATCATGCTTTCAATGCTACAATATGGGATGTCCTTGTTGATCCTTCATATCAG GGACAAGGCCTTGGAAAGACCcttgttgaaaatattataaggGCTCTTCTGCAAAGAGACATTGGAAATATAACACTCTTCGCAGATAGTCAAG TTGTAGAGTTCTATCGGAATTTAGGTTTTGAACCTGACCCAGAAGGTATTAAAGGTATGTTTTGGTACCCAAAGTTCTAA